In one Drosophila albomicans strain 15112-1751.03 chromosome X, ASM965048v2, whole genome shotgun sequence genomic region, the following are encoded:
- the LOC117572492 gene encoding eukaryotic translation initiation factor 5B isoform X2, with protein sequence MDLFDMVRAAPPPKNIRERSTAAKDTDEDSRGITSDEPLDTALDDDDSEDAAIRLAVDSVQLKIDDSENDETEKPDSDLLDAGADADADEVEMEVDNDDVQPPTKRRRSRTEAATKSTPTVVSAGFSLKQCVVRIKRLTRDEIEAHRPMTTTPSPPKRGRPRKRRADETTTSQQQQKHSVSPPKKSKLSSSKVHIKLRPNGGDKHSELPKFTRAQTPPARTPSKSPSKVATTTKTRRRPNVPGFVSKKTIQRYGKRFFNCVVIVKRLKHSPNIQSNINAATSSGNKSNKRKSKSNLSVSFSEAVEIFGSSPRKSSSASSSRTVPTRLQRVDATGNVVEDIELPRLSASSATTTTTQCDSATKRSRATSGSSCNGRGKRSGKSKRSLRVPVSGLASLSIEDSQDANADDEYIVPNELPEHPTKSGVRRSGTPNPTVKRVTTTTTISDEDDDDDDDAVEPEPATNVKRAVASSRDARLAKRASDVKPPTEHPKPAAKRSRDKTSEPLAESTAKSLAVETDEEPEAGTAADASVKSETLDEENAVVAKESAEEEAAAIETAIDAVEQELEKLQKERDGEATKAVANTDEDKAADEVKTDDAKLTKDMKEDEEELLEQPLQLHSDEDDEAKPELPTVKSDDKSLDTNPQQDEDKLKTTTTTVKATTTTKSEAESKVNKPRDLLSPASLDVTTDDILEIQTSLEDERYLTLNSPCLSLTQRRDRDLRLESPDSNASFKSAQHIEINEDDVPTPLRVDPPDLADDLMSPSSSSVAATQQQQKEEEEEGEEEQGQEQEQEEDQEHNIFNGSEVVASGSSLGQETFSALDEMPNLDVDELGQLVEPDYQMSNSRNANSRDTPDDIMKLLES encoded by the exons atggatCTATTTGATATGGTGCGCGCAGCGCCGCCACCAAAAAACATTCGAGAACGTTCAACAGCAGCCAAGGATACGGATGAGGACAGCAGAG GTATAACAAGTGATGAGCCACTAGACACCGCATTAG atgatgatgacagTGAGGATGCGGCCATAAGGCTAGCGGTAGACAGCGTGCAGCTAAAGATAGATGATTCGGAAAACGACGAGACGGAGAAGCCAGACAGCGATTTACTCGATGCGGGTGCGGATGCAGACGCGGACGAGGTGGAGATGGAGGTGGATAATGATG aCGTGCAGCCGCCCACGAAGCGCAGGAGGTCGCGTACAGAAGCTGCAACAAAGTCTACTCCAACAGTAGTTTCAGCTGGGTTTTCACTGAAACAGTGTGTTGTGCGCATCAAGCGCCTGACTCGCGACGAGATCGAAGCACATCGACCGATGACAACGACGCCGTCGCCACCAAAACGTGGACGACCTCGCAAGCGACGCGCTGACGAAACAACAACgtcgcaacaacagcaaaaacattCGGTATCGCCGCCCAAAAAGTCCAAGTTGAGTTCGAGTAAAGTGCACATCAAGTTGCGACCGAATGGCGGCGATAAGCACAGCGAGCTACCAAAATTCACGCGCGCCCAGACGCCGCCAGCTCGCACACCAAGTAAGTCACCCTCAAAAGTGGCCACCACAACGAAAACCAGGCGACGACCCAATGTGCCCGGCTTTGTTAGCAAGAAAACGATCCAGCGTTATGGCAAACGTTTCTTCAACTGCGTTGTGATTGTGAAGCGGCTCAAACATTCCCCTAATATTCAGAGCAACATCAACGCAGCAaccagcagcggcaacaagtCCAACAAACGCAAATCGAAATCCAATTTATCGGTATCGTTTAGCGAAGCTGTCGAAATCTTCGGCTCAAGTCCTCGCAAATCCTCCTCAGCATCGTCCTCGAGAACTGTGCCAACGCGTCTGCAGCGTGTGGATGCCACAGGCAATGTGGTGGAAGACATTGAGTTGCCCCGCTTGTCAGCATcatcagcgacaacaacaacaacacaatgcGACAGCGCCACAAAACGTTCGCGTGCCaccagcggcagcagctgcaatggACGCGGCAAGCGCAGCGGCAAATCGAAGCGTTCGTTGCGTGTGCCAGTCTCTGGGCTGGCGAGCTTAAGCATCGAAGATAGCCAGGATGCGAATGCAGACGATGAGTACATAG TGCCGAATGAATTACCTGAACATCCGACAAAGTCGGGCGTGCGTCGCTCTGGCACTCCAAATCCGACTGTGAAACGCGTCACgaccaccaccaccatcagcgatgaagatgacgatgacgatgacgatgcaGTCGAGCCAGAGCCTGCGACAAATGTTAAACGCGCTGTGGCATCCAGTCGTGATGCCAGGCTAGCGAAGCGCGCTAGCGATGTCAAACCGCCAACTGAACATCCAAAACCTGCCGCTAAACGCTCAAGAGACAAAACCTCGGAACCTTTGGCAGAGTCAACAGCAAAGTCGCTGGCTGTTGAAACAGACGAAGAACCAGAGGCTGGGACAGCAGCTGACGCGTCAGTAAAAAGCGAAACGTTAGACGAAGAAAATGCTGTTGTGGCTAAAGAgtcagcagaagaagaagctgctgCTATTGAAACTGCTATTGATGCCGTGGAACAGGAACTGGAGAAGCTGCAAAAGGAACGAGATGGGGAAGCAACTAAAGCAGTGGCGAACACAGATGAGGATAAGGCTGCTGATGAAGTGAAGACGGACGACGCAAAGCTCACAAAAGATATGAAAGAGGATGAGGAAGAGCTGCTAGAGCAGCCGTTGCAGCTGCACAGTGACGAAGATGACGAGGCCAAGCCCGAGTTGCCCACAGTGAAGTCGGATGACAAGTCGCTGGATACTAACCCACAGCAGGACGAAGACAAActgaagacgacgacgacgacggtgaaggcgacaacgacgacaaaaTCAGAAGCCGAGTCAAAAGTGAACAAGCCGCGTGATTTGCTATCGCCGGCATCGCTGGATGTCACCACTGATGACATTTTGGAGATACAAACCTCACTTGAAGATGAACGCTATCTAACGCTCAACTCACCTTGTCTCTCCCTCACCCAACGACGCGATCGCGATCTACGCTTAGAGTCGCCCGATTCAAATGCGAGCTTCAAGTCGGCCCAACACATCGAGATAAATGAGGATGATGTGCCGACACCGCTGCGCGTGGATCCGCCCGATTTGGCGGATGACTTAATGTCACCCTCATCATCCTCAGTTGCcgccacacaacaacagcaaaaggaggaagaggaagagggagaggaGGAGCAGGgtcaggagcaggagcaggaagAAGATCAAGAGCATAACATATTCAATGGCAGCGAAGTGGTGGCCAGCGGTTCTAGTTTGGGACAAGAGACATTTTCGGCACTGGATGAAATGCCCAATCTGGATGTCGATGAGCTGGGTCAGCTTGTTG AGCCAGACTATCAAATGAGCAACAGCCGTAATGCCAACTCCAGAGATACTCCGGATGATATTATGAAACTGTTAGAGTCTTAG
- the LOC117572492 gene encoding eukaryotic translation initiation factor 5B isoform X1 produces MDLFDMVRAAPPPKNIRERSTAAKDTDEDSRGITSDEPLDTALDDDDSEDAAIRLAVDSVQLKIDDSENDETEKPDSDLLDAGADADADEVEMEVDNDGELLQPLPPKTKAQQKMFADVQPPTKRRRSRTEAATKSTPTVVSAGFSLKQCVVRIKRLTRDEIEAHRPMTTTPSPPKRGRPRKRRADETTTSQQQQKHSVSPPKKSKLSSSKVHIKLRPNGGDKHSELPKFTRAQTPPARTPSKSPSKVATTTKTRRRPNVPGFVSKKTIQRYGKRFFNCVVIVKRLKHSPNIQSNINAATSSGNKSNKRKSKSNLSVSFSEAVEIFGSSPRKSSSASSSRTVPTRLQRVDATGNVVEDIELPRLSASSATTTTTQCDSATKRSRATSGSSCNGRGKRSGKSKRSLRVPVSGLASLSIEDSQDANADDEYIVPNELPEHPTKSGVRRSGTPNPTVKRVTTTTTISDEDDDDDDDAVEPEPATNVKRAVASSRDARLAKRASDVKPPTEHPKPAAKRSRDKTSEPLAESTAKSLAVETDEEPEAGTAADASVKSETLDEENAVVAKESAEEEAAAIETAIDAVEQELEKLQKERDGEATKAVANTDEDKAADEVKTDDAKLTKDMKEDEEELLEQPLQLHSDEDDEAKPELPTVKSDDKSLDTNPQQDEDKLKTTTTTVKATTTTKSEAESKVNKPRDLLSPASLDVTTDDILEIQTSLEDERYLTLNSPCLSLTQRRDRDLRLESPDSNASFKSAQHIEINEDDVPTPLRVDPPDLADDLMSPSSSSVAATQQQQKEEEEEGEEEQGQEQEQEEDQEHNIFNGSEVVASGSSLGQETFSALDEMPNLDVDELGQLVEPDYQMSNSRNANSRDTPDDIMKLLES; encoded by the exons atggatCTATTTGATATGGTGCGCGCAGCGCCGCCACCAAAAAACATTCGAGAACGTTCAACAGCAGCCAAGGATACGGATGAGGACAGCAGAG GTATAACAAGTGATGAGCCACTAGACACCGCATTAG atgatgatgacagTGAGGATGCGGCCATAAGGCTAGCGGTAGACAGCGTGCAGCTAAAGATAGATGATTCGGAAAACGACGAGACGGAGAAGCCAGACAGCGATTTACTCGATGCGGGTGCGGATGCAGACGCGGACGAGGTGGAGATGGAGGTGGATAATGATGGTGAGCTGTTGCAGCCGTTGCCGCCTAAGACCAAGgctcaacaaaaaatgtttgcagaCGTGCAGCCGCCCACGAAGCGCAGGAGGTCGCGTACAGAAGCTGCAACAAAGTCTACTCCAACAGTAGTTTCAGCTGGGTTTTCACTGAAACAGTGTGTTGTGCGCATCAAGCGCCTGACTCGCGACGAGATCGAAGCACATCGACCGATGACAACGACGCCGTCGCCACCAAAACGTGGACGACCTCGCAAGCGACGCGCTGACGAAACAACAACgtcgcaacaacagcaaaaacattCGGTATCGCCGCCCAAAAAGTCCAAGTTGAGTTCGAGTAAAGTGCACATCAAGTTGCGACCGAATGGCGGCGATAAGCACAGCGAGCTACCAAAATTCACGCGCGCCCAGACGCCGCCAGCTCGCACACCAAGTAAGTCACCCTCAAAAGTGGCCACCACAACGAAAACCAGGCGACGACCCAATGTGCCCGGCTTTGTTAGCAAGAAAACGATCCAGCGTTATGGCAAACGTTTCTTCAACTGCGTTGTGATTGTGAAGCGGCTCAAACATTCCCCTAATATTCAGAGCAACATCAACGCAGCAaccagcagcggcaacaagtCCAACAAACGCAAATCGAAATCCAATTTATCGGTATCGTTTAGCGAAGCTGTCGAAATCTTCGGCTCAAGTCCTCGCAAATCCTCCTCAGCATCGTCCTCGAGAACTGTGCCAACGCGTCTGCAGCGTGTGGATGCCACAGGCAATGTGGTGGAAGACATTGAGTTGCCCCGCTTGTCAGCATcatcagcgacaacaacaacaacacaatgcGACAGCGCCACAAAACGTTCGCGTGCCaccagcggcagcagctgcaatggACGCGGCAAGCGCAGCGGCAAATCGAAGCGTTCGTTGCGTGTGCCAGTCTCTGGGCTGGCGAGCTTAAGCATCGAAGATAGCCAGGATGCGAATGCAGACGATGAGTACATAG TGCCGAATGAATTACCTGAACATCCGACAAAGTCGGGCGTGCGTCGCTCTGGCACTCCAAATCCGACTGTGAAACGCGTCACgaccaccaccaccatcagcgatgaagatgacgatgacgatgacgatgcaGTCGAGCCAGAGCCTGCGACAAATGTTAAACGCGCTGTGGCATCCAGTCGTGATGCCAGGCTAGCGAAGCGCGCTAGCGATGTCAAACCGCCAACTGAACATCCAAAACCTGCCGCTAAACGCTCAAGAGACAAAACCTCGGAACCTTTGGCAGAGTCAACAGCAAAGTCGCTGGCTGTTGAAACAGACGAAGAACCAGAGGCTGGGACAGCAGCTGACGCGTCAGTAAAAAGCGAAACGTTAGACGAAGAAAATGCTGTTGTGGCTAAAGAgtcagcagaagaagaagctgctgCTATTGAAACTGCTATTGATGCCGTGGAACAGGAACTGGAGAAGCTGCAAAAGGAACGAGATGGGGAAGCAACTAAAGCAGTGGCGAACACAGATGAGGATAAGGCTGCTGATGAAGTGAAGACGGACGACGCAAAGCTCACAAAAGATATGAAAGAGGATGAGGAAGAGCTGCTAGAGCAGCCGTTGCAGCTGCACAGTGACGAAGATGACGAGGCCAAGCCCGAGTTGCCCACAGTGAAGTCGGATGACAAGTCGCTGGATACTAACCCACAGCAGGACGAAGACAAActgaagacgacgacgacgacggtgaaggcgacaacgacgacaaaaTCAGAAGCCGAGTCAAAAGTGAACAAGCCGCGTGATTTGCTATCGCCGGCATCGCTGGATGTCACCACTGATGACATTTTGGAGATACAAACCTCACTTGAAGATGAACGCTATCTAACGCTCAACTCACCTTGTCTCTCCCTCACCCAACGACGCGATCGCGATCTACGCTTAGAGTCGCCCGATTCAAATGCGAGCTTCAAGTCGGCCCAACACATCGAGATAAATGAGGATGATGTGCCGACACCGCTGCGCGTGGATCCGCCCGATTTGGCGGATGACTTAATGTCACCCTCATCATCCTCAGTTGCcgccacacaacaacagcaaaaggaggaagaggaagagggagaggaGGAGCAGGgtcaggagcaggagcaggaagAAGATCAAGAGCATAACATATTCAATGGCAGCGAAGTGGTGGCCAGCGGTTCTAGTTTGGGACAAGAGACATTTTCGGCACTGGATGAAATGCCCAATCTGGATGTCGATGAGCTGGGTCAGCTTGTTG AGCCAGACTATCAAATGAGCAACAGCCGTAATGCCAACTCCAGAGATACTCCGGATGATATTATGAAACTGTTAGAGTCTTAG